A stretch of DNA from Cryptomeria japonica unplaced genomic scaffold, Sugi_1.0 HiC_scaffold_1983, whole genome shotgun sequence:
TGTGGGTTGGGAAGACCCGTCTCATGTTCCGCAGTGGGTCTACACGAAcggcagatggaaggacatggcgatacaggtaaaccggagcagaaataacaaggtttttcggccagtttcaaaatactttcaaggcttctttcagAACAGACGtagtgtggcatggaggcagaataacaatggacAGAGATTCACTCGAGGGCGTTTTAATAATGGTGAGAATCAAGGGAATTTTGAGAAGCAATTGAAGGGTTTTTcggggaaatggtctttggatctgggaAATCAACGAACGTTTGCTAGGGTCGTttgcttggcaaataaggagactgtggctagggtttctgtttcttcacagcaggtgggaaataaggtaaatgtgaacctcaaggaagctagttcgGAAAAGATAAGTAAGATACCTACTGATCCTATTCTGTCgggggtttcttcatcacaggtttgggctcctatcccttgcaTTGATATTCTGGGTTCCTATGTTGATCAAAAAGCGAATTGCTTGCATtcgaatgctatttctggggaaatttggggtgatcaaattagtttgttaaagttttatcataagttgcaaaaaagatggggggatatgcattatttttaattattgtctgcgaatgcttttattattgtctttgattctccttctttcagagatgaggtattaagaacttcgcatcattggtttggaaaacactTAATTTCAgttgcggcttggaaacctttttttgttcctgcttggtctagttcgaaacttattcctttttggtttggtttaccaaaaattccttttgaatttatggatccggatgttcttgagcaaattggaaatactattggaactctTTTAACATCTagaatggactttgtggagggggaggtttcggtaaaaatttgtgttcttattaaccctaccaatgtttgcccccatacttgtaatatcaagtctcgtgATGGTATTTGGCGCCAGTCAATTAAGAAATTAGATacagagcttcttaagtctcctttacttttggatgctccgttacttatggattttaagaaaaaccagcaggttgttggctctgtccctaaatcccttaataaagatagtttgtcggcgGGACCTTTGGTTCTCTTAGCATAAATTtgtagaaacaggtcacattaatcttgaaaataatccattgtgtcatagttctgggaaaccaaatgatcacacttcgggttcgATCTCACTTTCGTCTTttttgaagacattttctaataacgggggtatagtgATGGATGGTAATCCCCTGATAAATGAAGTAGATCATTCATTAacaatagattgccctaagatgccaaataatcacgtAAAAGGTAAGGATGACAATTTGCCTTCATGCACTCATAaagaggtttttgattcttcaaagaatgtgaatttagataaaaatgtagtGATTGATATGGAGACTATTAAACAAGTACCTGCCATAGgtcttcctaatgatgcttctttagttcaggaaattaagaatttggtgtctaataattcccctctaaaTGTtcaaattaatatggctaatgaatcttccttagggaatagtaatccattAGAGGTTGTCCcagttattatgccagatgagaatctagttcagcaagtaaatgatatttttaacaatcatgcacatcagatggatgagagtattactgatagagttgtttgttcaattgagaatgatttggggggtataaactcgacccttccaatttcggaatctgctaatccttttgcggttttggctgCAACAAAACTgtgttttgaagataatccaattatcgtggcttctccaaagtcatgcaagagtttaacAATTGTGCAAACAACTCTGGTTTTTTCACCATCAGTGGTTTCTCctgggagaggtaggcctccaaataatctcaagactcaaatggaaattgatgctggaattcaaaagactttgtccctttctcctgctagtgggcaagggaggcgtttggtctctcttggtaggcctaagaaaacatgcctaactcctgtaagtgtaaaaagaaagaggagtaaaagatctatgactagtcctcctgtgacaaggTCAGGGGCTGTGAaatgtaatttgcaaggttgctttggggaaagcaaaaattctttgactaatgggaagaggggagcttcggcctcccctcgaggacaatgaaaattatttcttggaatgttaggggcttaaatgcccctaacaagagacgcttaattaagtcccagatggacttatttaagtgtgatatttttatgttgcaagaaacaaagttgtcaaaggagtctgctaattcagttttttcatcttggagaaggtggaattttctttcttctccttcttctggtgcttcaggaggtttggtactgctttggaataattataatattgaggtacagctagtggcatctgctacaaattggatgttgactttagttataagcaagatttcgaaggttaaattctggctttttaatagTTATGCCTCGTcaggaattcaagggaagagtaagttatggggtgaattaaagaggatttcttctcctttaagacatggttcctttattatctttgggggtgattttaatgctatcactaatttagatgagaaaagaggaggtgttttccctaataaaaagattatggatgactttggggatttcatttctgatatgagcctttttgattgtaagtcttagaatggggttttcacatggacaaacatgagaagggatttttctcagattcctgagagattagatcggtttttgttatctgagaactagattgattcagattttgaattcttttcctctattctaccagtctcgggttctgatcactttccaatttccctatcagttattgaggatagggcttctttcaagtctccatttaaatttgagcccatgtggtttaggaattcttcctttttgcctctacttatgaaatgatggaattctgctcctttctaTTTTGGGTCCCGTATGTTTTAGAtttctaagaagttaagttatttgaaattgaatattagggaatggaatatctcgcattttaagaatatttttcaggagaaacaaaggattcaagatatgattgagtgtcttaatactcatgtgcttcaacatggtattgtgccacaagtttttgatgaattgaagtcactaaacttacagcttgaggaggtgttagctagagaggaaatctattggaggcagaaatctagagagttatggctttcagatggtgataagaacacaaatttttttcattcttcaactaagattaaaagatgtaagaataggatatcttgtatttagtgtcagaatgagaatttattgacagagccaaaGGATATTGCtttagaggcagttaggttttttaagtcattattatcttcgaaaaatggaaatctcagcaatgatattatatctaatattcctcctttagtatctttggaagacaataagatgttgatgtctcccttttccttagaagaagttaagagtgctgtctttgccatgaatccgaaTAAAGCTccaggaccagatggttttactcctttatttttttagaaatgttgggattttgtgggaaatgatgttttattggctctcgaggaagctaggagaaataggtctattttaaaagaacttaatactacaatgattgcaattaatcctaaaaaagaggatactaagacttttgctgacttccgccccattgctttatgtaacactttgtacaagatatttacgaaggcaatttcccttaggttggcaaaaattctacctaggatcatttcattggagcaaggtggttttgttcctggaagggagacgccaaagggtgcaattgtagcacatgaggtgcttcattctatttccacccaaagaacaccggccatgatacttaaactagacatgatgaaggcttatgatagagtagagtggggggctttatgtgttgttcttcagaagttaggtttttccaaagcctaggtcaaatggattcgtgcatgtatttcttttgcaagattctcagttttaattaataGTTCTCCTTGTGGTTTTCTCTCTTCCactaggggtttgagatagggagatcccctttctccctttttgtttattctcctagctgaaacctttagttgggctattagggttgctaaagtgggggggctttggaaaggtataaggattcataatattcccca
This window harbors:
- the LOC131043890 gene encoding uncharacterized protein LOC131043890 (The sequence of the model RefSeq protein was modified relative to this genomic sequence to represent the inferred CDS: added 105 bases not found in genome assembly) yields the protein MNTVMADRRRLGSWADVGWEDPSHVPQWVYTNGRWKDMAIQVNRSRNNKVFRPVSKYFQGFFQNRRSVAWRQNNNGQRFTRGRFNNGENQGNFEKQLKGFSGKWSLDLGNQRTFARVVCLANKETVARVSVSSQQVGNKVNVNLKEASSEKISKIPTDPILSGVSSSQVFGSWVLAQGFGKLCLLPFKETVESTFEYYMGSM